The following is a genomic window from Candidatus Xiphinematobacter sp. Idaho Grape.
TTTAGCAAAAAAGAAAAACATTCGCATGCGGCCAGAAGTATCCAGACACTATCTGGTTTTGGATCTCGCCCGTTCCGCCCTTACTGTTCAAGAAGTGTCAGGGGGAGGGATGTTAGAAATGAGTGGAAACCACGGTGTTTTGCGGTCATCGTTTTTTAACTTTAAACCTAGCGTAGAAGACATCCAAATTCCTGCTCCAATTATTCGGCAATTTTCACTCAAGCCCGGCTTGGAAATTCGCGGTAGCGTTTGTATGGCGATGGAAAGAGGATGTGGTTTCATCCTTAAAACTGTGCATACTATCGAGGGGGTTAAAGCTGCCAATTGGATGGCTGCAAAGGACTTTGAGAAGTTAACCCCTATTTTCCCACAACGGCGTCTCATTCTAGAGAACAGAGTGTATCCCTCCATCTCTGTCCGCGCTATGGATATTGTTGCCCCACTGGGGATGGGGCAGCGTGGGTTGATCGTTGCCCCACCAAGAGCAGGGAAAACCATGCTTATGAGAGACATTGCACGAGCAATTATTGCCAACCACTACGATGTCCACCTCATTCTCCTTCTTGTTGACGAGCGACCAGAGGAAGTTACCGACCTAAGAAGAGATGTTCAGGCTGAAGTCATCAGTTCCACTTTTGACGAACCGATTACTCGCCATATTCAGGTTTGTGAACTGGTTGCTGAGAGA
Proteins encoded in this region:
- the rho gene encoding transcription termination factor Rho → MDKAKLPPGYGSSCSPHWKQEVFSLDFLQKKSLRELVDLAKKKNIRMRPEVSRHYLVLDLARSALTVQEVSGGGMLEMSGNHGVLRSSFFNFKPSVEDIQIPAPIIRQFSLKPGLEIRGSVCMAMERGCGFILKTVHTIEGVKAANWMAAKDFEKLTPIFPQRRLILENRVYPSISVRAMDIVAPLGMGQRGLIVAPPRAGKTMLMRDIARAIIANHYDVHLILLLVDERPEEVTDLRRDVQAEVISSTFDEPITRHIQVCELVAERAKRLVELGKNVVILLDSITRMARGYNNLRPKKDRTMSGGVASQALTRPRKFFSAARNIEEGGSLTILATALVDTQSRMDDLIFEEFKGTGNMEVHLDRTIAEQRIFPALHIVKSGTRREELLYHPDEYQRVLLLRRQLSSLPAMEAMEILAANLETTRTNAELLLVGLRGI